A genomic region of Miscanthus floridulus cultivar M001 chromosome 3, ASM1932011v1, whole genome shotgun sequence contains the following coding sequences:
- the LOC136543649 gene encoding uncharacterized protein, with the protein MPRPLKTTWAMLNPSSSCHPLMPPPTSSSSESDLEVNLEDDPDHETTSKEELEPLLVEEVVFNSLEMAWKEEEDRHLHAITQKETDDCILKHVIEIYKEEEHHHEEEERRRKEEEERRREEEEEHRRQEEETERCLTMDAEWHRRRAERQKKREEEHRQQGDDACSSTGSN; encoded by the coding sequence ATGCCTCGCCccttgaagacaacatgggcgatGCTGAACCCGTCGTCCTCATGTCACCCCCTGATGCCTCCAccgacgtcgtcgtcgtccgaATCAGACCTCGAGGTGAACCTCGAGGATGATCCAGACCATGAGACCACATCGAAGGAGGAACTAGAACCTCTTCTggtggaggaggtcgtcttcaactcgttggagatggcttggaaggaggaggaggaccggcaccTCCATGCCATCACACAGAAGGAGACCGATGACTGCATCCTAAAGCACGTCATTGAGATCTACAAGGAGGAGGAGCACCACCACGAGGAGGAGGAGCGTCGccgcaaggaggaggaggagcgccgccgcgaggaggaggaggagcatcgCCGTCaggaggaggagaccgagcggTGTCTCACGATGGACGCGGAATGGCACCGGCGTAGGGCTGAGCGACAAAAGAAGCGCGAAGAGGAGCACCGACAGCAGGGGGACGACGCATGCAGCAGCACTGGcagtaattag